ACAgggtattaaaattattatgtttgttttttttataacatttttgtgATCTTATGATTTAGCAGtagtataatttgtaaatattaaaaaataaaatgaaatagaaTTCGCTAAAAtcatgcaaaaataaaaatattctagtacataacaattaaaaaacctaGAACCCAACTCTGTAGGACAAAATTAATTGTGACGTTAACATTGACAATGACATGTTTACAAACAGCTGTGCGGCTGATATTGCGTTACGTTACACGAcgaatatttattaagtataataaaaacttttgaatttactattttaaaagcatttttacgtacataaaaaattactttactttgtATATTAGTCAAATTCATTACTGTTTACTCTCAAGTgttaaaaacttgtttttttaattcaaataacgTTCCGTACTTTGTAAAATGACGTGTTAGGATTAAAAATACGTAAGTCGTAACGTAAACAACAAGAATACTCCACAGTTCACGATACATACAGcggatttgaataatttaattttatcaattcaAGGTCACAATTCCACACACGtatttaaatcagttcagtcgGCTTGCCCCTCGGCCCCCACCCAAGTACCATTACTTGTGTCTTGTGTTCTTTTATTGGTCTAATAGAAAAAATCGGCGATGGCGTCGGCGATGCTAAAGCTTTTTAAATCAGAAGTAAGTTTTGTAtcgtattattataaataatatttattattcctgTTGAATTGTTACAGGATACTATGACCGCATGAACCGCATGGTTATTAATGTCTGTATTACTATTTTCCACATAACTTAGTTCAGTaaagtttttgtataaaatcattttaaattaagaactACTTACAGTCTATAATCTATAACAAATCCAAAAGTACCTCTTCAACCATAAGCTACTCACACAAGACTTGTGACTtatctaaaaaaacattaatcataaatttttatctaaagCAAGAGGAAATCAAAAAGTTCTATATAAAATGAAAGTTTTACAGGTTTAAGTCCTAAATTTAACCATAACCTTTAAACTACTAAGAAGAAATATCAAAAAAGAaatcctggctgagtttgttgtggcctcttctcggaccaaggcaggATTGGATTACtataacaacttttaatttttaagttttcagctttacttatcaccataacttttgttaataaaatcattaaataaattgatgaaTCAATGTATAACAATTTTCACTAAATAAAGACTTGACTTGAAAATGAACCTTTCTTTAAGTGAACAAAACATCAACAAAACTTAAGTACAAGTTGTTTTTCCCTAAACACTGTGCTACTGAGAATGTAAGACAAACATATACATCACTCAGGCAATTTGGTATTTAAACCGACTACATTATTCATAGATGAGTAGAATGTTTTCAGTGTTTTGTGCGCAGTAGAATATTTGAGACAGTGGTTTCATCACAACTTGATCAATAATTCACATGAACATTTTGCGCAACACACTTTAAAGAGGTTGTTTAAATGGGgccagtaataaataaaatatttcacagCGCAACTAAAAGTTTCACTAATATATCTTACTGATGGAAAATTACTGTAAGATTTTTTAGCTGTTAATATTTGATGTTAGCTGTAAATTTTGTATGTTATTTATGTTACAGTACTCTGTGTTAGGTTTTTATTGATTAACAAGTTATCCTTAGATGATCATATCTGATGAAGATGGTAGGGCACTAACTTCAGAGGGATATGGTCTGGCTTTTTTGTGTTTCATCAGTATAATAGTACTTATCAAAATAACTCAATTGCTGTCACCTTTCATTTTCCACTTATATTCGTCTCACTCCTgagtttgagtctcctctcagaatcagaggggttatgccaatagtctaccacgctggcccaatgcagaatGCAGAACTTCACAcgcccagagaattaagaaaattctctggtaacatgcaggtttcctcacgatattttccttcaccatttgatgtgatatttaattttttaaaatgcacacaactgaaaagttggaagaaCATGccccggatttgaacccacaccagaggcagaggtcatatccactggactatcacagctGTTAACTGTCTCCTATCTAatgtgttatttaaattattttcagtcTCATCTACTACTTCGTAGACACTACAGCAGCTCAGCTCCAACCACAAAACTATACATTGACGGACAATACCTTGAATCAAAAACAAGTAACTGGATTGAACTAACTAATCCTGCTACAAATGAAGTTATTGGCAGGTATTTACTTATTACTCTAACTTACTTGTAGGTGCTTATAAAAATTTGcatgaatattaaatttataattaaacctGAGTAGGTCATTTTAGGTCAAATGGTATTAATTTGTAACAAACAGAAAAATCATTCATAAAGTCTTTAACAatgtaacatttatatttttaaaatgagcaGTTGCTGAGTTTAGCATACAAATATTACATAGATACAGATTTGTTTATGCTTATAACTCTTTCATGATGTGAATATTGAACCAATTCGGCTGAAGATTATGCCCAAGATAAACATATTcttctttttatcccagaaaaatttgTGTCTCTGGTTTACACAGATTTAttcaaaacagaatttcacacaAATGGAAGCGTCCTCTAGTATGTTACATAGTAACAAATTGTTCCATACCATTTGGTAAGGATGTTGATTGTTGGTACATTATCTGTTTCTTATCTCATATATGATAGTGACACTATTTATATAACTAGTACATGGTTTCTTATGAGATGAGTAAAAGTTTTAAGCTAATGATTGTAGTAGCATGTTAGAATGAGGTCCTTTTGGGGTTGTTAAACTATGTGGTGTATGGAATATGGGTTTGACTACAGATAATAGAACAAATTgtgatttatgatttttataaattatacacaTAGTTACCTACCTGCTACCATTAAAATATGATCAATGTCATGAACAGGATTGTATTGCAATTTGCAACAAATTTCAACAATACACcgaaataagtttttttttcgggTGGCATattctattgttttttaatgtttattatgtatattgctGGCATACTTTccataaatagataaataaataaataatgtaaaatatacgtaaattctaataatattttttttttgattgtgcaTATTTCACCCATTTTTAGTGCATATTTGCATGCATATTGTGGCATTTTCATAGTGCATGTAGTCTAGTCTATATGATGTCTAGTCATGTAAAATAATAGGAATAAGCCAATCTtagttgtaattataaaataataggcattaaaatcattataagCCAGTCTGATTGATGATTCATAGACTCTAACAAAAgatttttgtgtatttaaaagaaacatcagtttgaaatagttaaaattttaaataatttaatgcaTTTAGTtagtaatttgaataattcaTTAAGTTTAAAGTGCAACTCAAATGAAAATATGCAAGAATATTGTTAGTGTAAGcacattaaaaaatgtattgtcATTGTATTACTTTATAACAGTTTCATTCATTGTAAGCCCATTTGACACACTACAGGGAACAAACTTCCTCTCTCCTATAGGAGAGAAATATTTAGAGCATAGCCCACCATGCTGCATCAATGCAGGTTGGTGGCCCATGTCAgattagtattacaataataatgataataataactcCCCAACCTCCACCCTACCCCCTACCTCTCAGATTCTATCTAATGTTTCAAAACCTGATCTAATCTGAACTTAAATCCTTGTGTTCTATAACTAAGCCAATTGTAACCAATAGACCTAATAGGTTCTGGTTCAAAAAGTATagttaaataacttattttaaatattgatactattcaatattattatacaaaatgtatctttgattttattcatatgtaggtacttatataacAGTAGATATCTTGCTAGAAATGGAAGTATTTTTTCTTTGTCAGTGTACCAAATGATTGATTGTTTTTGACGTCATTCTAATTACAATTACATGTTTACAATAATATCATTTATACTGAATGTATTGTCCAAAAttgtttaaacatattttatctgTAGTAATAAGTTGACCACTATATAAAATAACAGAATCTTATAACCATTTTACAAATAGGTGCATGCATAGGACATGCAAATTCTCAAAGTCATTTATTAAACAAGTCTCAGCTCTCATGAGGTTCTCGTCGTATGAAACTGTGATGACCATAATCACTGTTGAATGGGGGAAATGCCCTGTCCAACACCATAATGTCAGGCTTATTCGTAAGAATAAGCTGTCAGTGGCGATGGATTGGTCCGAATAGAgctagaataaaaaaagactgtCGCCTTCAAGCACCAGCACTGAAGTATACTTAAATTACGCTAACTTCTGGTCCaggagatttttttaatattctgtataatttagcccttgactacaatctcacctcatggtaagtaatgatgcaatttaaaatggaagcgggctaacttgttaggaagaggatgaaaatccacacccctttcggtttctacacgacattgtaccggaacgataaatcgcttggcgatacgtctttgccggtagggtaactagccacggccgaagcctctcaccaaccaaacctggaccaattgaaaaaaaagccTTAATCGGCCTAaccggggatcgatcccaggacctccgtcttgtaaattaacggcgcataccactgcgccacggaggccggagCAAGCTCTTGGTAGAGGCTTTTTGCTGTTTGGGGTCTATATTGataaattcttattattatagGGTACCGGAGACAACACAAGAAGAATTAAATTCAGCGTTAGAAGCAGCAAAGAATTCATACAAATCATGGAGCCAGAGCACTATTATGACGCGGCAACAACTAATGttcaagtaaaatatattttattaataaatatttaacaatataggTCTTTTGAACCAATACTTAATGAGAAAGTCAGTTTGCTCGTTTACTTGTAGTAAACGAGCAAACTGTACTAGTAAGATAGTTCCAACTAAActactaaattgattttaacaaaatttggtACAGAGACAAATTGCATTTTGGAGATAGACATACGAGTAAGATATGGATGGATGatattaaaagatttatttgCTTATCTGAAGAATTGAATTTAAAGAATCTCATAACAAATTGTTGAGTTGGTATTTTTTAGTTCTTATCAATCATTCATTTATACACAGATTATGTATGTTTTCTATTTTAGATTCGCTCGCCTATTAAGAGAAAATCAAAGCAAATTGGCAGCGAAAATAACAGAAGAACAGGGAAAAACAATTGCCGACGCAGAGGGCGATGTACTTAGAGGCATTCGTAAGTACTTTGATGACTCAATTTCACCATTTTCAGATAAGTGTTGGATAGTCTAACCATATGTTTTGTCACTTACATACATTATAGTCAGTATAGTATACTCTGTCTACGAAAGTGTCAGTATATATGGCTGTTGTATTGCCTAACCTTTTATATTCGGCTGAGACGTGGTGCTTATATCGTCATCACATACGCACACTCGACCGTTTCCACCTTCGGTGTCTCAGTAGCATAATGAGGATCCGATGGCTCGATCAAGTGCGCAATACTGAAGTGCTACGAAGGGCCGGTGTGGATGGAATTGAGGCTTACCTTATTAAGCGACAACTACGTTGGTGTGGGCATGTCCTGCGAATGCCGGATGAGCGGGTAGCTAAACGCATCTTCTTTTCAGAACTCCAGAATGGCAAGCGCAAGTCTGGCGGCCAGTACCTTCGGTACAAAGATGTTCTGAAAAGACACTTAAAACGTTGTAATATAAATCCCTCGCGTTGGGAGGACATGACTACAAATCGTGCAAAGTGGAGACAAACGGTGAAAGACAAGACAAAGGAGTTTGAACAGCAACGTCGACTCGACTTAGATCGGCAGCGAGATGATCTTAAGCTTCGTCCACCTGCTGCAATTCCATACAATTACTGTGATGGTGTGCTAACCTGTGCCCTATGTAGTCGTACTTTTAAGGCCAAAATAGGGTACATTAGTCACTGGaaagcacaccagagaactATACATCCGAGTTCCTTACCCTGATTTGAGGAGTCTGAAGCGTCGCTGTAGCCGAAATCGGCTTTGAGGCATCATCAGTCAGTATAGTAGTAGTGAATAAACTTttaggagatggtccaaaattgtatggagcccaggatcagtcattgtaccctagcggaaataaaatatttttttttactatttttgattatacaaatttactactttaattctttcgaaataatattcattatctcccaaaaaatgcaacactaaggGTAATAATGTCGGATTAATGACGTTtccaatgcagtagtcgatttgacgtttgctgtcaattgtcatgtcatagttgctttaagggcggttttaattttatttagttatatttattcactttaatatattttaatctttGTTTATGTACATCATATCAAACATTGTATGGTAtcaaattttatgttttcagaGTCAGTTGAACATTGCTGCAGCATCACTTCTTTGCAATTGGGAGACTGCATACAAAATATCGCTAAAGATATGGACACGCACAGCTATAAAGTTCCCCTAGGAGTTGTTGGAGGTatgatttaaattacaaatttcatcattaacatcccataatcagctcactgttgagcacgagtctccactcatAAGGAaaaaggttaggccaatagtccaccacgctggcccaatgcggattggcagacttcgcacacgcaaagaatcaagaaaattctctggtatgcaggtttcctcacgatgttttccttcaccgtttgagacacgtgatatttaatttcttaaaatgcacgtaactgtaaagttggatgtgcatgctctgaagattcgaaccgacaccctcaggaatcggaggcagaggtcatatctactgggctatcacaacatAAACTATACATCTTTATAGTAATAGTATAGTACAGATATAATTATGTCATCCGTTTCTATTTTAACCCTATCAGGTGTAGCAGCATTCAATTTCCCGGTGATGATCCCGCTGTGGATGTTCCCACCTGCAGTGGTGACGGGCAACACCTGCATCATCAAGCCCTCGGAGCAGGACCCCGGAGCCACCCTCATGATGATGGAACTGCTGCAGGAAGCCGGTGCACCTCCCGGACTTGTTAACGTAAGTTCTTTTACCTTTGTTTGTCAAACTTACCAAATATGGTAATGGAATAATTAGTCACTTTCtcatagttataaaaacatagtGAAAAACTTTCTCAAGCCCGAAAAGGCTTTCTTTGTAGCTTTAAATTGGCACGCAAAGTTTTGTTTTATCAGCCAGCATGAGAAATTATTTCTTCCATCCAAtttacaagtaaataaatattacatacatttttccaCATTGTTTTGGGATGAAAAGTTgagagtttgtggtattgtagggggtaatctctagatcactttgccaagctatagactccttcgtttcaataaattttattggattttatcATAACAAAGGAGTACCCAAAAGTGAAATGGCAaagcatgcacttcatagatgcaaaaacgcACTGCCTGCTAAGGACACATTAGGAATGGAGAAAGAATTTGCACAGTTTGTATTACTGCCTACCGTAATTAAGAGCCTTGTGCAGGCCTTGCATCTCCACTTCTCAACGTTTATCCTTTTATAGGTAGTGCATGGAACACACGATACAGTGAACTTCTTGTGCGACAATCCTGACATCAAAGCGGTTTCCTTCGTCGGTGGGGACGCGGCCGGGAAGCATATCTACACGAGGGCATCTGCTGcaggtaaaataaattaaacaacaagttttttgtttctaaaaaatacagaaatactGGTTATATTGAAACAAAATAGTAATATTAACTATTTCGTTCCAATATAACCAGTATTTATTCTCCAGTTAGTCGTGAATACTGTAAGTAGGGATACCAGTGCCGAATTAAGGTGacttgatgccctaagcaatgTTCATATGTGACATGTTTTTGATTTTCGTCACCGGTGTTTGTAGAACAGTgaaaaatctaatatataaaattctcgtgtcgcggtgttcgacattgaactcctccgaaacggctcgaccgattttgatgaaattttttgtgcatatttagtaggtctgagaatcggccaacatctatttttcaaacccctaaatgttaagggtagtccacccctaattttttttttttattttttaggcaaaattttttgtttttatttttttatgacacagcatacaaaaatacatacaaccctaaattttcacacctctacgatcaacccttatattttatttgttaattaaaaactatacatacaaatgatttgtaactaaaacgtagtcaatttgagctttattgttattgtataaagttcatattaataataattagaaaacggggtaagggtagggtaggggtagggttggggtagggtagggtaggagtagggtagaggtagggtaggggtagggtaggggtagggtaggggtaggggtaggggtagggtaggggtagggtaggggtagggtaggggtaggggtaggggtagggtaggggtagggtaggggtagggtaggggtaggggtagggtaggggtagggtaggggtaggataggggtagggtaggggtagggtagcggtagttgaaagtttacatcgagtttcacgcggacgaagtcgcgggcatccgctagtattatctaaaattctaaactaatatcataaagagctAAAATTTGATGCTGACCCTATTAATAAGTGGTTTATGAAACCTTTTGATTTAGGAAAAAGGGTACAAAGCAACATGGGTGCCAAAAACCATGGAGTGATAATGCCCGATGCGAACAAAGAACACACCCTCAACCAGTTGGCTGGCGCAGCTTTTGGCGCGGCCGGGCAGAGGTGCATGGCTCTCAGTACTGCTGTGTTTGTGGGTGAGTTTCCATActattatatactaataatataaatgcaatAGTAAATCTGTCTGTGTGTTGCCATTTTACGACTAACCTGGCAAATACGGCAGCTTGAGCAGTTAGCCGACTGTGTGTCAAATCAGGGTCAAGGTTGTTTatgatagattattatttaaaagtgtttttttttaattaatacgtacGAAGTTTTGCTCTGAATAAGATCCTGAGAAAGTAATAAATTAGTACAGAAGAATTGAACTGGCAGAAATGCCAGTTCACTCTACTGCAAGAGGCATAAAAAAACTTCCTCCTAACATAGGAATCTTTGTATCTCTTTAACTATATGACTCCGTGGGGCactggtgtgcgcggtggatttacaagacggaggtcctgggtttgatccccggctgggccgattgaggatttcttaattggtccaggtctggctggtgggaggctttggccgtggctagttaccaccctatcgacaagatgtaccgccaagcgatttagcgttccggtactatgtcgtgtagaaagtagaaaccgaaaggggtgtggatttccatcctcctcctaacaagttagtcagcTTCCAtcttgcatcttcacttaccttcaggtgagattatagtcaagagctaacttggaaacaataaaaaaaaatagtaataatgtatattttatatgagCTATTATTGTAGGCGAAGCAAAGGATTGGATCCCCGACTTAGTGCAGCGAGCTCAAGCGCTCAAAGTGAACGCCGGTCACGTACCCGGCACTGATGTCGGTCCAGTCATCTCTGTCAGGGCTAAGGAGAGGATCCTCAAGCTTGTTGAATCAGGTTAGTTCTACTTCAATATACAGAAGGCTTTAAGTAGCCTTTTTCCTTGGAAGATTAAAAAATCATCCGCCAGGGTCCGCTACGGTGAAGGGTAGaagcatcgatcgtagatcttTAGATgtgcctcaaagcgtcgcggaattgtcattggtttcgcacattaagtacgtcatcactcgtaagacatttcaatttattcatgttatggcttgtgtttttacacttccaaaatgaacacaaggcatacataattgaaaaaacagtaaatatttcctgtatttaagtccacgtccaatcacagcatgcgcttgttacgtactaagataagaagttttaaattgtgcgttctttagtatgaaggggcccatctaacgatttatatcgatgggtaGAATTATGTTCTGAATTATCTTTCGTCAACAACGTCAAACATAGaattataatggaattaatataatatttaggaaTGGAAGAATGTATTCAatcgtaataattataaaagtttcATTGGAAATGATGATTTCAATAGAGAATTCAAAGCTTTTATGTAAGTAAAATTCTTCTTGCTTCAATACGCTCAAGGTGTATATGTTTATAGTTTGAAATCAAATTGTGACATAACAAATCATTGATAAATGTTAAACCCCGAGATAGAAATGATTATTTTCTGTATTATAAATCCTAATATATCTAATTAATGCATTTAAGACACCATAATTCGCGGTATGCGATTTTGAGCAATTACGTCACAAATGTCAAAAACTAGTGTAGGTAAaagtgtcatcatcatatcaaccgatagacgtccactgcaggacataggccttttgtagggactaccaaacatcacaatactgagccacctgcatccagcgaatccctgcgactcgcttgatgtcgtcagtccacctggtggggggtaaAAGTGTAAGTAactataaatcatttattttaaaatattgccaATCAAATATCCATAATTTGATTAACAGGTATCAAAGAGGGCGCCAAAATAGTTCTAGACGGCCGAAACGTTAAGGTACAAGGTTTCGAAAAGGGTAACTTCGTCGGACCCACCATCTTGACTGACGTCAAACCGAACATGGAGTGCTACAAGGAAGAAATCTTCGGCCCAGTGTTAATTTGTCTATTTGTCGACACTTTGGATGATGCCATACAATTAATCAACTCCAACCCATACGGAAACGGTACAGCTGTGTTCACTACGAATGGTGCTACAGCGAGGAAGTTTGCCTCAGAAATTGATGTTGGTCAAGTCGGAGTCAATGTACCTATTCCTGTACCACTGTCTATGTTCTCCTTTACGGGTACTCGAGGCAGCTTTTTGGGCACAAATCATTTCTGTGGTAAACAGGGAATCGATTTCTTCACAGAACTGAAGACTGTTGTATCTTTTTGGAGGCAGAGTGACGTATCTCACACGAAAGCTGCTGTGTCTATGCCCACTCAACAGTAAATGAGTATCTGTATAAATGTTCGtcacaaattatttattgtttccaCTTTCAAGTGCCATTTATTAATGTATAAGGAAAAATGTAATAgagcatttatatttttatagtaatgttCAATTTTCTTATTAACAAGTCTTCCCAATAATGTGATCGTATAAATTGtgtgtatattttgttacaattttttgttatacaataaaaaaacattttatttatatgagtttttattttgtcttataatatacttattaactgtaacataattcaatttaaaattaatacagcGAAGTAAAAAATTGGcagcttaatttattttcaaatcaaaccatTTTTGATTTctgattttttaaacaaatcgaAGAGTTGCGTATGCGCATGTGGCAGGTTTTTCAACGTACATTTAAGTGTCAAATCCTTGTTTTGACAGTGACAGACACAAGCGGCTAAAATCATGTGACAGATGTCAAAACTCAAAAGtgtaaacaaaagaaacatTGGAAGTTGGAACAAtaagttcaaaattcaaataatttattggaAAATAAATGCTTACCGTTGAATGTTTATAATAGGAAATGTTTCTAATTCAGATATGTAGGTGATAATCTGACCTATCAAAGGAAAAAGAATCCATTGTtgttaaaacatttacaaatgttTAGGAGCTCCAAGcgctaaataataatacatatcaTCATAACAAAAGCAATCCGAGTTTCCTTATAAATGTGCAACATTGTAGTTTTACTTGACCGGCTGTAAAGATGAAGAACACACGTGCCATAGTGTGCAGACCTTCGTTTGTAATTTGCGtgttatttttgtctttttgttCATGTTTGTCGCCGCAGTGCAGGGATGAAAAGGGTGAACCTGTTGACTGGTAAGTTACTACCTTAcactttttataatttgaatttggaatacatatttaaattttttatctgaATAAACAGTGTTAATTCAGAATAGATTACTtacttaatgttttgttttgttaacttgcttctttttaatgtttctgttaaatatatttttattgtagcagtaaaatttttattgccTAGTTGGCCTAGTGAACCTATGGCAGTATTTGGTcagactttaaaatattaggttttctttgaaaaaattcTCTTTAGTAGCCCAGATTTGGGAACTACTGGCCAACAGTCCCAGACATTACAATTAACATGTTATACTTGATaccttgagtttttttttaaattactttctatactaaagccattctCGAGGaataaatactgtttaccaacaaataaattaaaaatgagggtatatatcaCTTCAcacctgataataattataattaagttgttcttaaattaatgaaaataaatttgattaataagcttaaaacaattagatatagttaatattttttgaataaagttttataaaaaacacaatacataattttaaatgaaaaagttatcAAATGACATctgttttctaccctcatttctaatttgtttgttagtaaacagtactcctcgagtatggctttagtataagttATTTAGTATATGCTTCTTGTAATGCTCCTATAAGTAGAAGCACTTACTTACTTTGGAGCGTTACGGAAGTTCATTTATTccattacataaattaatagcACGTAAACCTTTTTATCTTGGAAGGAATTtatcattccaaatttaaattgatTCATACAATTAAGAACATCATTTTACttactattatttaaaattgtgtTTGATCTATATTCTTAATATGTATACTTTATTGAGTCACTAATGATTCATTAATTTGAACAAAAGATGACTAAACTTTGTTGTTTTCCTTTAAACCACTATTATGATATCTTTATGTATATACCTACCCGTTCTATTACTACATACAATGTTTGTTGCCCTGTGTTATACTTATgaagtactagcagacgcccgcgacttaggcCATCCTTGGTCcagccctcttgcaaaatctgttcttaacTCATCAACTAACAATAAATTGCCGACCTGCCACATTTCATCTATGTACGTCATGTGGTTTTAGTGGTTTAATCCGAGCCTTTAGCCATGTggccagtggcggatttacaactATGCCGCCAGTGGGCTATTAAAATTTTGCTGCCCCAACTGTACTCTGAAATTTGACACTATTGTTAAATTTATCGGTTGGTATTTACTATTttctacttttaatattttcagaatGCTcagtagaaataaaatattgaaattttcattgaaGTTTTCAAGagtagttttctttatttctgtaactGTAATAAAAACCATTTGGGGCAAAATTGCCGGCATCTGAAATCTGCGCCATAGGCTGTAGCCTACTTATCCTTCTGGTAAATTCACCACTGCATGTGTGCAAGTTGAATTCTCTTTAACAAACTCTAAAGCTTCGAAAACACATCaaagaagaaatattattataataaaacattgtttttaggtattatgtgtataAATTACCCAGAGAAAGGAATCACTTAAACCCTCTTATAAGAGAAGGAGT
This sequence is a window from Bicyclus anynana chromosome 16, ilBicAnyn1.1, whole genome shotgun sequence. Protein-coding genes within it:
- the LOC112056548 gene encoding probable methylmalonate-semialdehyde dehydrogenase [acylating], mitochondrial yields the protein MASAMLKLFKSESHLLLRRHYSSSAPTTKLYIDGQYLESKTSNWIELTNPATNEVIGRVPETTQEELNSALEAAKNSYKSWSQSTIMTRQQLMFKFARLLRENQSKLAAKITEEQGKTIADAEGDVLRGIQSVEHCCSITSLQLGDCIQNIAKDMDTHSYKVPLGVVGGVAAFNFPVMIPLWMFPPAVVTGNTCIIKPSEQDPGATLMMMELLQEAGAPPGLVNVVHGTHDTVNFLCDNPDIKAVSFVGGDAAGKHIYTRASAAGKRVQSNMGAKNHGVIMPDANKEHTLNQLAGAAFGAAGQRCMALSTAVFVGEAKDWIPDLVQRAQALKVNAGHVPGTDVGPVISVRAKERILKLVESGIKEGAKIVLDGRNVKVQGFEKGNFVGPTILTDVKPNMECYKEEIFGPVLICLFVDTLDDAIQLINSNPYGNGTAVFTTNGATARKFASEIDVGQVGVNVPIPVPLSMFSFTGTRGSFLGTNHFCGKQGIDFFTELKTVVSFWRQSDVSHTKAAVSMPTQQ